In the Equus quagga isolate Etosha38 chromosome 6, UCLA_HA_Equagga_1.0, whole genome shotgun sequence genome, CCGGGCTCGGCTGTGACCACACGTGGGCCCGGGcggcagcaggggctgggggtgcgTGGGGAGAGACCGTGGCCTGGGGCAGACGTGGAAAGACCGGGGACACCAAGTAAGGTTTTAAAATAACTAGCACTCATAAAGAAAGCCTATGGGAcactgagcagagggaggaaacCAGGATGGCCAGGGAGTGAGGAGTAGTGGGAAAAACGGGACCAGCGGGAAGCACATGGGGACCTGCGCTGGGTGAGGGACAGAGGTGGCTTTTCCCCAGGGACCATGGCGTATCTTCGCCTTCATGGTCGCAGATTCTTGGGCTCTGATTTGCCTCCTCTTCCAACTGCCAAAAGGTAGCAGTGCGTTCACCCGCAACGCCTGGAAAGTGAGGAGGGGCTGTTCGGCGTCCCCATCCCTGCTCCTAAGGGAATGGAAGGTTCTCAGGAATAGAGTAGATGGATGACATGAGCCCCAAATCTAATATACTATTTTAGGCTAAACCAGGATCTATCACTCTTGGATAAGGAGAAAGTAAATAATAGGTGGCTTTGTGATGCTGTACCTGTCCAAAAAAAGCTGGAGAGAAAAGTGGGAACCCTGACAAGATCTTGTTAAAAGTGGCTCTGAGAGAAAGTGCCTACAAACCTGTTATCAGCGGTTATAAGATTTTTCTGGAAAGATTCTTAATTTGAAAGAGACTGCCTCTAAATTAAAGGTAAGCAATTAAAAATCTGCACAGATTTTAAAACCATTACATAAACCCTAGGTAGTATCTTTTTCGTTTCCTGTACATTGACACAACTGGTACCGCGAGAAGAAAAGATGTTGTGCATAAATCCATTTCCCCCTCCTGTTTCAAGGTTCCAAAAGAaatgttgatttctttcaaatttttccaaaatgatatttaaattaaaaaaccttGGATGGCtgcaaattaattttcttttaaaagcctAACCATTTTCCCTTAATCAAATCACATGAAATAGTGTAAATTTTGAAGTCTACTGTCAGGTCACCACTAAGGACACTTAGGAGATATATCCTTAATTATACCTCTATAAACAAGCCAGAAAGCTCAAACCTGCAAATTTTCAGGACAGTTATCTGCTAGTAGGTCTCATCTCTATGATCTCTCCTGAATTTCACATAATAAAATACAGCTCACTATGAACGCACATTAAAATAATCTCCCGATCACAgagagtttatttttcaaatatttctaccACTGTGTACTAACCTTAGGGTCCTACTTGTGACGCTGGGTGAGTCTCCCAAAGTACAAAGAGGACAgcagatgggggggggggggggggaattaaccttttttttttaaacatcctaACTTAATCTGGGGTAGACAACACCTAACATGCTCAGCAATAATTTTCAGATTCCCTTCAACAACTGCAAATGaggaaaaacagagataaaacactgcaaaacgttaaaaaaaatcactctaaCATATAGGAATATCTAGAAAACTACACaggtattattccatttaaagcCAACTTGCGCTTACATGAAAGAGCAAACTTTCAACCTACATTTAAAAAGACCTCGAGGATAACAGACATTAATTATCTTACACTAAATGCAAGTTAGTgacttttgttttggaaaaccCCATCTAGTTCACTCATTGATGGATGACCATTCATACACCTGTATTTGCATTTCGGCGGTAAAAAGACAAGCAGGGTTTTCAGCACGGAAGAGAACCACTTTGCCAAGTCTTTTCAGAACGTCAATATGCTTCAAGTAATACCAAGGCAGAGAGATTCTTTTTGATTTCCAAAACTGTCTAGGTGGCCTGGGTGATTTTCTGCCGGCAGCAGTCTCCTACCTTTAGTTGTGTGCCTATATCCACGAGGGGGGACTAATTAGCCGGGTTGGAGCTGAAGGAGGCTGTCGTGACGAGCCCAGTGGCGATTGGCCGCCAGCCTGCCTGGCCCTGCCTTTATAATTTCCACACGAGTGCATCTGGGCTCTTAGACAAACCAACAGCAGCTTCTTCTgacatatacacacgcacactcacCCCCGACACACACTCAGCACACTTTTCCTCCATTTGATTAACAGTCCTGCACACACAATGATTACGGGAAAGCGTAAATAAATACGGAAAGGGTTGCTTATTTTGACTACTGGAAGAGCTTTGCTGGGTCTCGGcgcaacttttgtttttattactgagAAGGTGATCTCTCCATGCGTTTCTCTCACACAAGGATTCTTTAAGGGGAGAACAATCTTTCACTTTAAGACCGGCTGGGctcaaagataaaaggaagggaaagcgGTAGCTAGGAATCCACAGCTGCAGCACATCGGAAAGACGTTTTTGATACATTTCTGAGCGCAGCGGCCCGTTTCTCCACCGAAGTTGGCTCCAGCTCTAGCAGCCGCATTGGATCCCACAGCTTACTGCGAGACTCCGGTGTACAATCCGGATCTCTGCCCCAACATGATCGCGGCCCAGGCCAAGCTGGTCTACCATCTGAATAAATACTACAATGAAAAATGCCAAGCCAGGAAAGCTGCCATTGCCAAAACTATCCGGGAAGTCTGCAAAGTAGTTTCCGACGTACTGAAAGAAGTGGAAGTGCAGGAGCCCCGGTTCATCAGCTCTCTCAACGAGATGGACAATCGCTACGAGGGCCTCGAGGTCATCTCCCCCACTGAATTCGAGGTGGTGCTTTACCTTAACCAAATGGGGGTGTTCAACTTTGTGGACGACGGCTCGCTGCCCGGCTGCGCGGTGCTGAAGTTGAGCGACGGGCGCAAGAGGAGCATGTCCCTCTGGGTGGAATTCATTACCGCCTCAGGCTACCTCTCGGCGCGCAAAATCCGGTCCAGGTTTCAGACGCTGGTGGCTCAAGCCGTAGACAAGTGTAGCTACAGGGATGTGGTAAAGATGGTGGCAGACACCAGCGAAGTGAAACTGAGAATCCGAGATAGATACGTGGTGCAGATCACCCCGGCGTTTAAATGCACCGGGATCTGGCCAAGGAGTGCTGCCCACTGGCCACTTCCCCACATCCCCTGGCCGGGACCCAACCGGGTGGCGGAGGTCAAAGCGGAAGGGTTCAATCTCTTGTCCAAGGAGTGCCACTCCCTGGCCGGCAAGCAGAGCTCGGCGGAGAGCGACGCATGGGTGCTGCAGTTTGCGGAAGCGGAGAACAGACTGCAGATGGGGGGCTGCAGAAAGAAATGCCTCTCCATCCTCAAAACCTTACGGGATCGTCACCTTGAACTGCCGGGTCAGCCCCTGAACAATTACCACATGAAGACTTTGGTTTCCTACGAGTGTGAAAAGCATCCCCGGGAGTCGGACTGGGACGAGTCTTGCCTGGGTGATCGGCTTAACGGGATTTTGCTGCAACTTATCTCCTGCCTGCAATGCCGGCGGTGTCCTCACTACTTCCTACCGAACTTAGATCTGTTTCAAGGCAAACCTCATTCGGCTCTCGAGAACGCTGCCAAACAAACGTGGCGACTGGCAAGAGAGATCCTGACCAACCCGAAAAGTTTGGAAAAACTTTAGAGGACAATTTAATCAAGAGCCGATAGGTGAATACTCTTCTCAAAGTCCTAATTAAGTGTAAACTTCCTGTTCGATTCCTATCTGATATTCCACTTGATAGTGCAAACAATCTCTTCCttgaaaaggaataataatacaATGTTTAGGCTTCATCTCACCCACCCCTCCAAGGGGAGCAAAAGAAATAGGGGACGCAGATGGAGAAAAACCCAAACCCACAAGTATTAGAAGACTTCTTTACAAAGGATTTCCTATCTCCCTTGAAAAGTACACAGTAACACCCGGAAAACAACCTGGCTGTAATGCAAGACCACAGCGAAGCTCCGCCTAATTATCAAAGGATTATCACAATCCTGGTGATGTAGGTGCCTCTGTCTGTGAGTAAACATGACTTGGATATGCCATCTGAAGGAAAGTGTAATGTATATTTTGATTTGTAACAAATATTGTGATCTCACATTGTCTTTGAAAGTGTGGATGTTGGTGTTTTGTGATTTGGTGAACAGAAGTTAAATTGCCATTTTGGATACTTCCAGACATTTTCCACTAACAGATAACATTTAAAGGTAGATTTCCTCCTGGTACTTTTATCTGTCTTTGAAAGTGTCTgaactttaaaaagtttacattttgtttcaaatatattGCTTGTTCTATTTCTAACATTCCATAAATATActtgaaatgttatttaaatatattcaaagaaatttgaATTCAGCTTATATAATAACGCTCGAATATCtgaattatatatttgaaaaatgcacTTGAAATACACTGGATAATTACTTTCGtgatttagattttaatttctgttgctggtttttatttaattagaagctaataaatgaagtaaaaaaagtCGTTGTGTCTcagtttaaattgtttttctatcaaaagattttgaaaactgaacccacttgaatattttaaacatttcgaGAAATACACtaatgaatcattaaaaaaaacccttaaaacgTTGGAGAAAAGGTGTTTCAGTATAGCTAAGAAGATAATAGTCTACTCTCAGTTTCTCACTTATTTAGAAGAGTATTCCTTTCTACAACAGACACAATTTAAATCTACCCTTGAAAGCTTGCTCTTCTGGGTTAGTATTTCCGCAGGATTTTTGATAATACAAGGAAGAAATATGTTATGACAGTAAAGATTGCTAAGTTAAAAATCAGACTAACTCAGAGAAAATGAACCTAAAGTCATAATGAAACTTTTGAAATTTGTGTATGAAAGCTAACTATgctaataaaaagataatttctgaacattttatgTCAAACCTGGTTTTATGCAGTAAGGGTTCTGTTAGCTAAATAATCAGAAATCCAAAATTCCTTTTTACTTCACAGGGCAAGCTAAGGATAAAAGCATAAAGacaaactttaaattatttaaaattaaatacactacattcaaactcattttaaaaattcagttcttctgGAGCTAGAAATCAAAGCAGTCCTGTGACTATCCTTCAGAGAACGTTAATTGTCAACAAGTGCTGACAGGGCTCATCCCCTCTGGGCCTTAAGGCAGTTAGTTAATTCAGGTGGGGGCAAAGTTTAGACTTTCACTTGCTATTCTACTTTATAATGCTTTATTTCCgtataaaattaaatagaaataataaagttcTGGCTCTATGGGAGCATTTGTCTTTGACTATTTTAGAATAACTGcttctgaaaaataaactaaaggaaGATCTTTGTAAAATAATGCTTGACTATCTAGCATGACATTTATGCTCTTGAAAACTTAACTTCaggaaaaagttaacaaattatACAGtaacataaaagttaaaacaataaaattgatttCAGAAGAAAAGTGCAGGGGTGTAGAGCTTCCGTAATACTCAGGTTTTAAAATATACCCAGTAAGATATAATAAACCATTATTTATGCATTTCAAATCGTCCAAATACGTATTTTCTGGTATTACACCCACAGAAGAACACAAACTTTAAACATCTGAGCCCTAGGATATTACTATGtatacacatttaaataaaagcttCTCAGAGAatcagtttttcttcctcttaaattCACATGTAAAACCCACTCATTTCAGGAGTGAAAAATGGATGTAATAATGGAGATGAATTTATATCTAAATGGTTTCTCACCCAGTTTCCTTATAACCTTTCAAAGAATAATAATTCACATTGAAATCTACACTTCTGGAAATTAAAAGTGATCGTAATAAGAAATTTCATAAGACCCTTCCTAGTCTTCCCAGAGAGCCTCAGATGCTGTACCCCAGGGACATGGGAGCAATTGGCTTAACTACCACATCAGCCCCAGTGCACACAAAGGCACTCATAGACAGACTGTTAAAATGTGCATGCTCTGGCAATACAGGATTTAAAATCGTTAATATATTCTTCAATCCCATAAAATAGAGCATgtgttatttcattcattttattttctatgagaAAGATGGGActgtgctcccctcccccactgtcatTTAAAACCAAGCAAAACCGAAAACCACTTCCTGCCACAAAGCCACCAGTACTGTATACGGAATCATTTTAACTTACTTTCGTGTCGATCTTCTTGAAGGCAGGATCATCCTCATCTACCTCGAAGTAGATTTCTGTCGTAGTGATGGAGAGAGTCCCCTTGGCTACCACCACGGGAGCGATGAGCTGGGCAGGAgtgctgagaaccactgggcctGAAAGACAAGGGCACTGAGTCAGGCTGAGTCCCTGTGACCCTCTCCCGCTCCCTCCCAGAAGGGTACCATagggtttaatttttaaagatgcgCTAAAAAAAATGGTTCCTGTACTATGCGGCAAGCTCCTTTCATGTGAGATAAGGTCTGCTTAGCTTTTACACATTACCTTATAACGAGACTAGAGATAGATAATTCTATAAAAACCCAAGAGGTCAGGATACCGAATAAGTGACCTTAGCAAGCAAGTTTGCAACCTCCGCCTAGAAATCCTACATGGTTGGTGAGACGCTGCCATTAGCCAACTTAAAAGTGCAGAACGGACTCTAACGCCCCGTTCTCCACTGAGCACCACCGGCTCTCAGAGAGACCCTGGGCAGTCAGCACTGCCCCCAAGACCAGCCGTCGTGTAAAGCCGCTCCACTCGGCAGCAGCGTTCCCCAAGGATGGGGCGGGAGGAGGTGAAGGGGTATAGgatctaaatatataaatttcaccGTACTAACATGTTTGCATCTTGCAGAAGATTAATATCGGCGTCCTAAGGCGCGCCACAGACACAGATACGCGCACACACGGACATTATATACACCTCTTATGTAGAAAAGAACGAAAATCGTAGTAGTGGTTTTCTCACCGAGAATCAGTCAAAAGTGATGAAACTGCAGGACGCCTGAACAAAACGATTCTCAGAAAAGTGTCCGAAAAGTGCTCCTTCTTAACTTTTGAAACTAGAGGAACTAAGTAAGCTTCAGTCagagatttttagaaaatgtgcCTACTCAGGTGCTTACTTCGAATTCCCTCAATCTGAGTTAATGTTGAAAATTACAATTTCACGTTTCAGAACATTAATTCAAAGGGGGATTACAAAACTTCCCCTTCACAGTTCCCCGAAGGGGAGGCGTTCCTCGCTATCCTGGACTTAAAatacagacaaggaaatgagaaagaaagaactccTTCACTTTTCTGTAGCAAGGGCGCATTACATCCCCTTCCATCCCCCCAGCCCCCTCAAGTGCATAGAATCAAGTCACAGtaacaggaagagaaagacagtAAAAAGGTAGGTCCCCTGCGGCCGCTCGGGCCGGGCCCCTCGGCGGCTCCTCGCGGAGACCAGCTCGCCCCGCCACGGGCACGGCcacggccccggccccggccccggccccggcgaGAAGGCCCGCCGGCCGGCGGGGAGTGCAGAGAAGTTCGCATTTCCAGGCAGTAGCACACACCGACTTCGCGACCGTCCTGCACAAAGCCGTGCCCTTTCTGCTGCGGAATGGGAATCGGCGGCTGTCGCACTTAAAGGGGGTGGGTAAGAAGCAAACTGTGTCAGTGTCAGCCTTCGCCCCGATCAAGATCGCCTGGGTCAGCCTAAAGCAAAGccctctcttttattttactgCTTTCCACCCCCGAGGAGCCCGCACCGGGGGGCCCGGCCCGGGGCGCGCGGACTCCTGGCCCGGGTCTCGCGCAGGCAGTTTCCGCCGCGGAGCCGATCGGAGTCGGGATCCAGTACGGCTCCACAAGGTTTTTCTTTCCAAAGGGCGAGGCGGTCGATCTGAAGCGC is a window encoding:
- the MAB21L1 gene encoding putative nucleotidyltransferase MAB21L1; translated protein: MIAAQAKLVYHLNKYYNEKCQARKAAIAKTIREVCKVVSDVLKEVEVQEPRFISSLNEMDNRYEGLEVISPTEFEVVLYLNQMGVFNFVDDGSLPGCAVLKLSDGRKRSMSLWVEFITASGYLSARKIRSRFQTLVAQAVDKCSYRDVVKMVADTSEVKLRIRDRYVVQITPAFKCTGIWPRSAAHWPLPHIPWPGPNRVAEVKAEGFNLLSKECHSLAGKQSSAESDAWVLQFAEAENRLQMGGCRKKCLSILKTLRDRHLELPGQPLNNYHMKTLVSYECEKHPRESDWDESCLGDRLNGILLQLISCLQCRRCPHYFLPNLDLFQGKPHSALENAAKQTWRLAREILTNPKSLEKL